TGTAAGCCGCCAGATTATATTATAATAGTCGTATACTATGAATCTGGCAGGTGATTCTTTTGAATAAAAATAGAATGAAATCTTTAACAGAAGATTACAAGCATTTTGCTTTTACATTGCTTGCAGTCAGCACTTTTATATATATAGGCGCAGTCCTCCCCGATCAGGGTTTAACGTTAGGCCAAAAATCGATGATGTTTTTAGCGGATTGCGTATTTTTAGCCGGTGCCTTCTTTTGTGTGGACCGTTCATTGATTTATAAGAAGCGTTTGGAAGAAGCCGACGAATAAAAAAAGCAGCCTTCATTAAGAAATGGACGGTATCCAATAAAGGGCGAACGTATCGCCTCGGTGTATGAAAGAAAACACCAAGCTAAGAGAATAAAAGGTATAGAAACGAGTTAGGGAGTAACCATGGGGTTGCTCCTCTTTTTTTTCTATAAAAGAATTGCGGTGTGTTCGATTGATTTAGATCAAATGGTTTCATCTTCATTAGGTTATACAGCAGTTGAGTTAGGTAATTTTAAAATGGCATAACTCGGCTCCTTATTGTGTTTTTTTGTTGAAAATGCAACAAAGATACGATATATTTAATGCAATGGCATTTTTGTTGCATTTGCAATAAAATATGTATTGGGGAGACTATTCTTTGAAATCGTAATGATTGCTAGGGCATTAGGATTCTACAAGCAATTTAAAGGATCTGGTAGGAATAGGCGAAAACCCAGGAATTCAAGAAAAGTTGGCTGAAATGATACAAGTAGTTCGAACAACAGCAACTCGTGCAATTATGTTAAAAAGAAGACAAAGCTAACAAACTGGATGTCCATCTATAAAAGAGAACATGATGAATCATCAAATGAAATCGCATGAACAGGATTTTCTGAAAGTGAAGAAAAAAGAGAAACAAGAAACATTATGAATCTAAAGGGGTGACTGAGTAACATGGCGATAAAAGTAAAAAAGTGCACACTTGAACATTTATGTGAACTTCAACAAATTGGTTATGAAACATTTAATGAGACATTTAAGCATCAGAATTCACCTGAAAATATGGAAGCTTATTTGGAAAAGGCTTTTCACCTAGAACAAATTGAAAAAGAATTAGCTAATACGTCTTCACACTTCTTTTTGGTTTATGTTGATAACGAAGTTGCAGGCTATTTGAAGGTCAATACCGACGATGCGCAGTCTGAGGAGATGGGGGATGAATCTCTAGAGATCGAAAGGATTTATATAAAAAACAAGTTTCAAAAACTTGGGCTTGGCACATATCTGTTACATCATGCAATAGATATGGCCATGGAACATCATAAAAAGAAAATCTGGCTGGGTGTATGGGAGAAAAACGAACATGCTCTTGCGTTTTATAAGAAAATGGGATTTGTTCAAACAGGGGCCCACGCTTTTTATATGGGTGATGAGGAACAAGTAGACTTTATAATGGTCAAAACCCTAGTATAACTACTATGGAGAGGAGAGGCAGATATGTATATTCCGCGATAT
The Bacillus vallismortis genome window above contains:
- a CDS encoding GNAT family N-acetyltransferase; translated protein: MAIKVKKCTLEHLCELQQIGYETFNETFKHQNSPENMEAYLEKAFHLEQIEKELANTSSHFFLVYVDNEVAGYLKVNTDDAQSEEMGDESLEIERIYIKNKFQKLGLGTYLLHHAIDMAMEHHKKKIWLGVWEKNEHALAFYKKMGFVQTGAHAFYMGDEEQVDFIMVKTLV
- a CDS encoding YrhC family protein, with the translated sequence MNKNRMKSLTEDYKHFAFTLLAVSTFIYIGAVLPDQGLTLGQKSMMFLADCVFLAGAFFCVDRSLIYKKRLEEADE